The Malus domestica chromosome 17, GDT2T_hap1 genome contains the following window.
GATTAACTTGTAGCCTTTCTCCGTACACGTAAAAAGTTTCGGGCAGCATATACCAGCTGGTTTAATCTTTTTAGAAACGCCATGTGATAGGGTCGCGGTTATATTGAACTTGTTGCTCTGAAGCAATGTAGAACTCAGGTAGCACATGAAGTTGATAGAAGATAGAAGATGCATTGTTGGGTCATCTGTAAACCTTTGTGCGTTGAGATGTTGATTGTGGCTTATTcatacactttttttttgtaggaATGTGCTCGAACACCCAGGTGAGACAAAATACAGGAAACTTTGCAAGGTACGGACATTGTTACCAGTAATAATCTTTCATTAAATTTAGCTTGAACAGGTGGAGTTTCCTCTTAAACGTTTCTCCTAATAGTGATGGATATACATTGCAGGCGAACTCCACAATCCTAGGGAATGTGGCAAACTACAAAGGTATGCAACTTCCTGTACATTTAGATTCTGTATTTATTGATCTGGCTTGGTGAAATTTTCCCATCTTTAAATGGGAACCCTGAAGGGTTGGATAATAATCACAGGACGGTCAAATGATCGAGCTGCTGTAGCTTTGTGATAAACTTTTTTGTTTTGCCCTTTTTCAATTTTGCAATAACAGCTGCCATGGAATTCCTTCTTTTGATTGCCTTCAACGAAAGCGTCATGGATGGAAAACAAGAGACTTATCTTGTGCTGAAGCGGGATGATCCGGGATTATTATGGCTTGCCAAGTCCGCCCTTGAGACAAGCGTTTCCTGAAGACACATTTCCAAGCAAAAAGTCTGCTCTCTCTCTGTGATCTCTATGGTGTTGTGTTCCATGTAAATATGTAATGCATGCTTGGCTGTAGAACAATTGTTGTGTATATGACTACTGGGCATAAAATCATGTCAGGTGAACattgtaataaaaataaaaatggctgTTTAAGATTTCGACGCTCACTGCCCGTCGCACACCGCTCACCAACTAGTTTTCGGTGGAGTGGTACTTATCTTACTAGATATACACGAAGAGGTCTCAAGTTCGAACTGCATTTGCGTTTGCAATAACACACCCAAAAATAGAAGTGCATATAGTGAAAGATAACTTTTGTATTGGATCATACGTTAATGAAGAAATACAACTCCACTTACAGAAATGAAACCAGAGAAAGAAAATGACAACTTCCTTTATCACCCTGTCAAATCTTATAAGCTTAAAAAGTATGAGCAGTCACTCCCACTTTACATCCAGATATAAATAAAACTCATCCGAGTCGGGATACTTTGCTCCAACAGTTTGATCCGTAAAAGGGGTTTAAGAAACAGGAAAACTCAAGAACCATCCATTGGAATATCACAGGGGTTTGAATTCTGCGGGTTTGCACTGCAAGCGCTTGCTGAGATGTTATTTTGAGGCTGGCTGGCCCTGAATGTAAAGTCTTGAGGAGGAATGGCTAAGGGAGGCCGGGCAAAAACGGAGGTAGCACCAACATTGTTAAATGTAGGGACGGGAACCGGATTATTGGGTCTTGGGAAGCCAAAGCTAAACAAAGGTGCAGCTGCCGGTGGGAAGGCTGGTGGGGTTGGGTTGCTCTTATCAGTTGATCCAAAGATCTTTTCCTCATACTCCTGCAGTTGCCGGTAATAAGCTGCATCCACAAACACAAATGAAAGTCAGAGATGTATAATTGTCCAGAACAAGTGGGCACTACTTTCATGCACGAACATTGCTAGGTAATATTCAGAAGGTTTGACAAACATGGCAGTCCACCATTTGCATTCTGCTCCTTCTAAGAAATGCAGAAACAGACCTTCATTGCATACCTTCAGTTAATTCAACAGCTGGTCTCCGTTCTTTCACCCACTGGTAACTCAGTGCTAGTCTCCATCCTCTAGACTTCATCAAATAAGCAATTACAATAGCCGGAGACCTGTAAAAATGAACATAGTTATTAtctaaaaaacaaacaaaaaaatttgatgaTTAATATTTCATAAAAACCAATAGGCTGGTGGTTTAGCAATATATTAATTGCTTGTGCTATGTGATGCACTATTTACGGAACACTCTAGACActaactacaacaacaacaaagccttttcccactaaggaGGGTtcgctatatgaatcctagaatgccattgcgctcggttctgtgtcatgtcctccgctAGACACTAACTAAAACGAAAAAAACATCATTTTCAGTAATTCACCTTTTTTGCCCTGACATGCAGTGTACTAAAACGCGAGCTTTGTCCCTTTCACATTGCTCTGCAAGATTAAGCACAGTTTCACTTCGATAAGCAAACAATGCAAATTTGAAATGCTAATTATACTAAGAATATCCAAGCTAGCATCAGCAATTCTGAAATTCAATAGCGAAGCCATTCACTAATAAGTATTAAAATTTTCAGGTCGGTTACAGTAATTAAATGCTATAAATCACTTCAGTGATGTTCTGCAACCAAAACGCACAATAGCTCAGTAACTGCAGAGCATGGACcagttattttttatattaacaaCCTAGTAGAATGTGGTTCGCGTAGCTCATCTAAAATTGATCAATTTAAGATTAAAAGAAATATTCTTCCAACAAAGTATCAGAAAGGTGCTAGACTGCCAGTATGAATAAGGCCTGTCTCGTTATTGCCCTTTGTCCATATCTTGATTCTAATTGTCAATTGGGGAAGCTGACATGTAAACCTATGAGGTTGCAAATCTGAACCAGTGGACAGTACCAGAATGTGACAGGTGAATTCAGATATTTggtcaaataaagcaagaactTAAACATGGCGGCAGTTAGGTAAGTGTGAATCAAGAAAGCATTCTGTGTCGTGTTATCATAATGATCAAAACAGGGCCAAGGAAAAGGTCTGGGAAACATATCAAATTTAACCATCAACCATCCaatcaccaaaaataaaaaactattaatAATCCTATTCATCAAAATCCAATCCGTTAACATATAAAGATCCCACATTAAAGAACCCACCAACACAAATATCTTAATGTTCCCGTAACCAAGTTTCAGTGGCTCCGTACGTTCTTTGACTTAAATACTATGCCAGGAGGGAAGTCCATAGAAAAATTATGAACCAATTGAAGTAGCAAATGTACTCAGCTAAACTTAAGGCGACAGTGAACAATATGTTAAATGTGTGCATGTAAGCAAATGATGCAAACAGTAGGTCACAACAGCTATATATGAAGACTGAGTTTAAAAGGCAAATCAGTATTAGTGAAAA
Protein-coding sequences here:
- the LOC103404970 gene encoding protein-tyrosine-phosphatase IBR5-like isoform X1; translated protein: MRKRERENPCGVCGHYHKYEEGEVCGVCGHRMPAVSERTSIQVSAFPSEILPEFLYLGSYDNASRSELLKTQGISRVLNTVPACQNLYKNSFTYHYLQDDKILQFEDANQFLEQCERDKARVLVHCMSGQKRSPAIVIAYLMKSRGWRLALSYQWVKERRPAVELTEAYYRQLQEYEEKIFGSTDKSNPTPPAFPPAAAPLFSFGFPRPNNPVPVPTFNNVGATSVFARPPLAIPPQDFTFRASQPQNNISASACSANPQNSNPCDIPMDGS